A section of the Centropristis striata isolate RG_2023a ecotype Rhode Island chromosome 7, C.striata_1.0, whole genome shotgun sequence genome encodes:
- the kdm2ba gene encoding lysine (K)-specific demethylase 2Ba isoform X1 — MALSLSGDDEEYDSESEQQRAANRPKPKVGTSSAVKLPSNRSSSGARRRRTRCRKCEACLRTECGECHFCKDMKKFGGPGRMKQSCIMRQCIAPVLPHTAVCVVCKEAGKEDTLEEEEDKFNFMLMECSICNEIVHPNCLKVNDASGVVNDELPNCWECPKCNHAGKSGKVLKQKRGPGFKYASNLPGSLLREQKPVKEEGDVSSAAKKRPDREETPRYRPEESLHRQPPLLSPSNLPRPRPEDKLRKKRKLFDDDEEEELSVRKKEKSDDPYFSKLLHQIKTEEEDEDAYEEEDDEGREPHFRGSVERKGRFGDTEEEGEEKDSKNSLLNPCIKTPVGDSDQSLCSSPQAGPSSEGGSETQERGPRPKARRKRRLPNRELSRELSKALNQEIQKTEDCLANENRQPLKVEPETENEEPKRLFRNGSELGDQRPHLKTKEMNGTPWELRHFYPSQITPLGFNRSTPTNRPVPPHSPPKCVQMERHVIRPPPISPPPDRLPLKDGKTHVIQREVWMKIFGYLTHQELCVCMRVCKTWNRWCCDKRLWTKIDLNRCTSITPLMLSGIIRRQPVSLDLSWTNISKKQLSWLINRLPGLRVLKLSGCSWAAVSALCTSSCPLLRTLDVQWVEGLKDAQMRDLLSPPTDNRPGQLDNRCKLRNVEDLRLAGLDITDTSLRLISRQMPSLSTLDLSYCNHINDQSVNLLTAAGTTTRDSLTDINLSVCNRVTDHSLNFFKRCGSICQIDLRFCKQVTKTACERFIAEMSVSVPFRLKEDKLLQKTS, encoded by the exons atGGCCTTGTCATTGAGCGGAGACGATGAGGAATATGATTCAGAGTCTGAGCAG CAAAGGGCGGCAAACCGGCCGAAGCCCAAGGTGGGGACGTCGTCGGCTGTTAAGCTGCCGTCCAACCGCAGCTCATCCGGAGCCAGACGCAGGAGGACACGATGCCGGAAGTGCGAAGCGTGCCTCCGGACCGAGTGTGGAGAGTGTCACTTCTGCAAGGACATGAAGAAGTTTGGAGGGCCGGGCCGCATGAAGCAGTCTTGCATTATGAGACAGTGCATTGCG CCGGTCCTGCCCCACACGgcggtgtgtgttgtgtgtaaagAGGCAGGGAAAGAGGACACactggaggaagaagaggacaaGTTTAACTTCATGCTCATGGAGTGCTCTATCTGCAACGAGATCGTCCATCCCAACTGTCTCAAG GTGAACGACGCCTCAGGAGTGGTGAACGATGAACTCCCCAACTGCTGGGAATGTCCCAAATGCAACCACGCTGGGAAAAGTGGAAAAGT ATTGAAGCAAAAAAGGGGTCCAGGGTTCAAGTACGCCTCCAACCTCCCTGGCTCTCTGCTGAGGGAACAGAAGCCTGTGAAGGAGGAGGGGGACGTTTCTTCTGCCGCCAAGAAGAgaccagacagagaggagactCCTCGGTACAGACCAGAAGAGTCTCTCCACCGACAGCCACCGCTGCTCTCCCCAAGCAACCTGCCGCGGCCCCGGCCTGAAGACAAACTGAGGAAAAAGAGGAagctgtttgatgatgatgaggaagaggagctcAGCGTGAGGAAGAAG GAAAAGTCAGATGATCCTTATTTTTCCAAACTTCTTCACCAAATCAAGACAGAAGAGGAGGACGAAGACGCATacgaggaggaggatgatgaaggGAGGGAGCCTCACTTCCGGGGCAGCGTAGAAAGGAAAGGGCGTTTTGGAGACACTGAAGAAGAAGGGGAAGAGAAGGACTCCAAGAATTCACTTTTGAATCCCTGCATTAAAACGCCAGTTGGAGACAGCGACCAGTCCCTCTGCAGTTCTCCGCAGGCCGGCCCCAGCAGCGAGGGCGGAAGCGAGACCCAGGAAAGGGGGCCGCGTCCAAAAGCTCGCCGTAAACGTCGTCTACCTAACAGAGAGCTGAGCCGAGAGCTGAGTAAAGCACTGAACCAGGAAATCCAGAAGACGGAGGACTGCCTGGCCAACGAGAACCGCCAACCTCTCAAGGTGGAGCCGGAGACGGAAAACGAGGAACCAAAGAGGTTGTTCCGCAACGGCAGTGAACTCGGGGATCAGAGGCCTCACCTCAAGACCAAAGAGATGAACGGCACCCCCTGGGAGCTGCGCCACTTCTACCCAAGCCAGATCACTCCTCTGGGCTTCAACAGGAGCACCCCAACCAACCGGCCGGTGCCCCCACACTCTCCACCCAAGTGTGTCCAGATGGAGCGGCACGTCATTCGGCCGCCTCCGATCAGCCCGCCCCCTGACCGACTGCCTCTAAAAGATGGTAAAACACACGTCATACAGCGCGAGGTCTGGATGAAGATCTTTGGCTACCTCACACACCAGGAGCTGTGTGTCTGCATGAGAGTCTGCAAGACGTGGAACAGATG GTGTTGTGATAAGAGACTTTGGACGAAGATCGATCTGAACCGCTGCACCTCCATCACTCCTCTCATGCTAAGTGGGATAATTCGCAGACAGCCAGTTTCCCTGGACCTCAGTTGGACTAACATTTCCAAGAAACAACTAAGCTGGCTTATTAATAGATTGCCAG GTTTGCGAGTGTTAAAGTTATCGGGGTGTTCGTGGGCTGCCGTGTCTGCGCTCTGcacctccagctgtcctctgcTGCGCACGTTGGATGTCCAGTGGGTGGAGGGACTCAAAGATGCACAGATGAGAGACCTCCTCTCACCCCCCACAGATAATAGACCAG ggCAGCTGGATAACCGCTGCAAGTTGCGGAATGTGGAGGACCTGCGGCTGGCGGGGCTCGACATCACTGACACGTCTTTGCGCCTCATCAGTCGGCAGATGCCTTCTCTGTCCACGTTAGACCTGAGCTACTGCAACCATATCAACGACCAGTCCGTCAACCTGCTGACGGCAGCAGGGACCACGACCAGAGACTCGCTCACAGACATCAACCTGTCAG TGTGCAACCGGGTCACTGACCATTCCCTAAACTTTTTCAAGCGCTGTGGAAGTATCTGTCAGATCGACCTTCGCTTCTGCAAGCAGGTGACCAAGACGGCCTGCGAAAGGTTCATCGCAGAAATGTCTGTAAGCGTACCGTTTAGACTGAAAGAGGACAAACTGCTGCAGAAGACGAGCTAG
- the kdm2ba gene encoding lysine (K)-specific demethylase 2Ba isoform X2, with translation MALSLSGDDEEYDSESEQQRAANRPKPKVGTSSAVKLPSNRSSSGARRRRTRCRKCEACLRTECGECHFCKDMKKFGGPGRMKQSCIMRQCIAPVLPHTAVCVVCKEAGKEDTLEEEEDKFNFMLMECSICNEIVHPNCLKVNDASGVVNDELPNCWECPKCNHAGKSGKQKRGPGFKYASNLPGSLLREQKPVKEEGDVSSAAKKRPDREETPRYRPEESLHRQPPLLSPSNLPRPRPEDKLRKKRKLFDDDEEEELSVRKKEKSDDPYFSKLLHQIKTEEEDEDAYEEEDDEGREPHFRGSVERKGRFGDTEEEGEEKDSKNSLLNPCIKTPVGDSDQSLCSSPQAGPSSEGGSETQERGPRPKARRKRRLPNRELSRELSKALNQEIQKTEDCLANENRQPLKVEPETENEEPKRLFRNGSELGDQRPHLKTKEMNGTPWELRHFYPSQITPLGFNRSTPTNRPVPPHSPPKCVQMERHVIRPPPISPPPDRLPLKDGKTHVIQREVWMKIFGYLTHQELCVCMRVCKTWNRWCCDKRLWTKIDLNRCTSITPLMLSGIIRRQPVSLDLSWTNISKKQLSWLINRLPGLRVLKLSGCSWAAVSALCTSSCPLLRTLDVQWVEGLKDAQMRDLLSPPTDNRPGQLDNRCKLRNVEDLRLAGLDITDTSLRLISRQMPSLSTLDLSYCNHINDQSVNLLTAAGTTTRDSLTDINLSVCNRVTDHSLNFFKRCGSICQIDLRFCKQVTKTACERFIAEMSVSVPFRLKEDKLLQKTS, from the exons atGGCCTTGTCATTGAGCGGAGACGATGAGGAATATGATTCAGAGTCTGAGCAG CAAAGGGCGGCAAACCGGCCGAAGCCCAAGGTGGGGACGTCGTCGGCTGTTAAGCTGCCGTCCAACCGCAGCTCATCCGGAGCCAGACGCAGGAGGACACGATGCCGGAAGTGCGAAGCGTGCCTCCGGACCGAGTGTGGAGAGTGTCACTTCTGCAAGGACATGAAGAAGTTTGGAGGGCCGGGCCGCATGAAGCAGTCTTGCATTATGAGACAGTGCATTGCG CCGGTCCTGCCCCACACGgcggtgtgtgttgtgtgtaaagAGGCAGGGAAAGAGGACACactggaggaagaagaggacaaGTTTAACTTCATGCTCATGGAGTGCTCTATCTGCAACGAGATCGTCCATCCCAACTGTCTCAAG GTGAACGACGCCTCAGGAGTGGTGAACGATGAACTCCCCAACTGCTGGGAATGTCCCAAATGCAACCACGCTGGGAAAAGTGGAAAA CAAAAAAGGGGTCCAGGGTTCAAGTACGCCTCCAACCTCCCTGGCTCTCTGCTGAGGGAACAGAAGCCTGTGAAGGAGGAGGGGGACGTTTCTTCTGCCGCCAAGAAGAgaccagacagagaggagactCCTCGGTACAGACCAGAAGAGTCTCTCCACCGACAGCCACCGCTGCTCTCCCCAAGCAACCTGCCGCGGCCCCGGCCTGAAGACAAACTGAGGAAAAAGAGGAagctgtttgatgatgatgaggaagaggagctcAGCGTGAGGAAGAAG GAAAAGTCAGATGATCCTTATTTTTCCAAACTTCTTCACCAAATCAAGACAGAAGAGGAGGACGAAGACGCATacgaggaggaggatgatgaaggGAGGGAGCCTCACTTCCGGGGCAGCGTAGAAAGGAAAGGGCGTTTTGGAGACACTGAAGAAGAAGGGGAAGAGAAGGACTCCAAGAATTCACTTTTGAATCCCTGCATTAAAACGCCAGTTGGAGACAGCGACCAGTCCCTCTGCAGTTCTCCGCAGGCCGGCCCCAGCAGCGAGGGCGGAAGCGAGACCCAGGAAAGGGGGCCGCGTCCAAAAGCTCGCCGTAAACGTCGTCTACCTAACAGAGAGCTGAGCCGAGAGCTGAGTAAAGCACTGAACCAGGAAATCCAGAAGACGGAGGACTGCCTGGCCAACGAGAACCGCCAACCTCTCAAGGTGGAGCCGGAGACGGAAAACGAGGAACCAAAGAGGTTGTTCCGCAACGGCAGTGAACTCGGGGATCAGAGGCCTCACCTCAAGACCAAAGAGATGAACGGCACCCCCTGGGAGCTGCGCCACTTCTACCCAAGCCAGATCACTCCTCTGGGCTTCAACAGGAGCACCCCAACCAACCGGCCGGTGCCCCCACACTCTCCACCCAAGTGTGTCCAGATGGAGCGGCACGTCATTCGGCCGCCTCCGATCAGCCCGCCCCCTGACCGACTGCCTCTAAAAGATGGTAAAACACACGTCATACAGCGCGAGGTCTGGATGAAGATCTTTGGCTACCTCACACACCAGGAGCTGTGTGTCTGCATGAGAGTCTGCAAGACGTGGAACAGATG GTGTTGTGATAAGAGACTTTGGACGAAGATCGATCTGAACCGCTGCACCTCCATCACTCCTCTCATGCTAAGTGGGATAATTCGCAGACAGCCAGTTTCCCTGGACCTCAGTTGGACTAACATTTCCAAGAAACAACTAAGCTGGCTTATTAATAGATTGCCAG GTTTGCGAGTGTTAAAGTTATCGGGGTGTTCGTGGGCTGCCGTGTCTGCGCTCTGcacctccagctgtcctctgcTGCGCACGTTGGATGTCCAGTGGGTGGAGGGACTCAAAGATGCACAGATGAGAGACCTCCTCTCACCCCCCACAGATAATAGACCAG ggCAGCTGGATAACCGCTGCAAGTTGCGGAATGTGGAGGACCTGCGGCTGGCGGGGCTCGACATCACTGACACGTCTTTGCGCCTCATCAGTCGGCAGATGCCTTCTCTGTCCACGTTAGACCTGAGCTACTGCAACCATATCAACGACCAGTCCGTCAACCTGCTGACGGCAGCAGGGACCACGACCAGAGACTCGCTCACAGACATCAACCTGTCAG TGTGCAACCGGGTCACTGACCATTCCCTAAACTTTTTCAAGCGCTGTGGAAGTATCTGTCAGATCGACCTTCGCTTCTGCAAGCAGGTGACCAAGACGGCCTGCGAAAGGTTCATCGCAGAAATGTCTGTAAGCGTACCGTTTAGACTGAAAGAGGACAAACTGCTGCAGAAGACGAGCTAG